The DNA segment CGGGCATCCCGCCGGTGAACCCGGTCGTGCCGTGGGAGCAGGTCCGCCACGAGGTCGGCCAGGCCGTCATCAAGGACGCGTCGCAGTACTACGTCGGCCTCGACACCTACGAGATCGGCCGCACCGTGCTGTGCGGCCCCGACCTGGAGGCGCGCTTCAACGCCCCGGCCGGGAACGTCTACCACGTCGACCCGCTCATCACGCGGTTCGGACCGATGCGCCCGGCCCCCGGGTTCGGCCGGTACCGGACGCCGCTCAAGGGCCTCTACCTCTCCGGCGCGGGCACGCACCCGACCGGTGGTGTCTGCTCGCTGCCGGGCAAACTCGCCGCGCAGACGCTGCTCGGGGACCTGGCCAAGGGGAAGTGACCCGGGGCCGCCACCAGGCGGCACTCAGGAAGTAGTCAGGTGTGACCGGTTGCGGCCGGGGCAGTCCGGCGGGGACATCAACCGCCCTTTCGGAGGTACCTATGCCCCGGTCGCCACTCGCCCGCCGCACCGTCGCCGTCGCCGCCGCTGTCATCCTCGGCTCCGGCCTGCTCGCGGGGTGCGGAGACGATGACGACGACAACCCCGGCGTCGGCCAGCAGATCAGCGACACGGCCGACGACCTCAAGAACGACGCCGAGGACAAGGCCGGTGACGCGAAGGACAAGGCCGGCGACGCCAAGGACGACGCCAAGGACAAGGCCGGCGACGCCAAGGACAAGGCCGGCGACGCCAAGGACGACGCCAAGGACAAGGCCGGCGACGTGCAGGACGACGTGCAGAACTAGCGCCGAGCGGTCGCGAGACACGAAACGGCCCCCGCCGGTGGCGGGGGCCGTTGTTGTGTCGCGTGACGGGAGTGGTCAGTACACCTCGACGACGACCGTGAGGTCGCCGAATCCGTCCGGCGCCGGAGCGCTCACCCGCGGAACCCGGAACCGGCGGCCGCTCGTCGTCCCCGGGGGAACCCGGAGTCGAACGACCGTGCCCGGTGCGGGCACCTTGATCAGAGCCCCGTGCGCGGCCTCGGTGGCCGAGATCGGCACCACGAGGACCAGTTCGGATCCCTGCCGTTCGAACCGCGGTGTCGGTGCGGTCTTCGGCACGGTCTTCAGCGCCGGCGCCGAGCCACCCGGGCGGGAGGCGGGCACGACGGGGCGAGGCTGGGACCAGTACTCCCGTTCTAGCCACGTCATCGCTGTCATGCTCATACTCCTTCCCCCTCCGACCTCTCCGTACTCCAGCGTGACTCTCGAAGCGCACGGATGTGTTGCGTCGGAGTGAAATTCGTAAGACGGCCGGGCGGCGGATTGCTCCCTCGCCCGGATCTCCCCACCACGCCAACGAGTCGGCGCCGCCGATGGTGCCCGGCGACCAGCCCACTCCGAGCCCGGAGCGGTGTCAAGGCGTGGCCCCCGACGGAGCCGGAACGTCCCGGACATACGGGTAGATTCCCCGAGGCAGCTCGAGGAAGGTCCCGATCCGCGTGCAGCTGGATCTCGTCCCGGAGATCGTCGTCCTCGGCCTGACCGTGGCGGCGCTCTACGGCATGCTTCCGGTCGCGATCGTGCTGACCTACCGGATCAGCCGGACGATCGCGTTCGTCCACGGCGGCATCGCGATCTTCGGCGCGCTGACCTACGCCTACCTGGCGCGCGGCCCGGCCGGCACCACCGCGGAGGACTTCGGCCGCAACGATCCGATCGTCGCGACCAAGCTCGCGCTGCTGCTCACGATCGTCGGCGGGGCGGTCGTCGGCGTCGCGTTCGGGGCGCTGGTCATGTCCCGCTGGATGGCGGAGCTGCCCGGTATGACGTTGACGGTCGTCTCGATCGCGGGGCTGCTGGTCATCGGCAATCTGTCCGGCTACTACATCCGCCCGGGCGGGCTCTCGAGCACGCCGAGCCCGTTCGGGGACGGCGGGACGCGGGTCGGCGACGTCGTCGTCACGAACCACCGCTTGGCGGCGTTCGTCCTGCTGTGCGTGCTGGTCGCCGGGCTCGCCCTGTTCCTGTCCCGGACCTACACCGGGCTGGCCATCCGCGCGATCGCCGACGACGTGGAGGCGAGCGTCTGGTGCGGCGCCAAGCTCCGGCTGATCGGCACCGGGGTCTACGGCGTCTCGGGCGCGGTCGCCGCTCTCGCCGGCGCCATGTACGCCGCGGCCGTCGCCGAACCCGTCGACGGACTGCTCCTGCTGATGGTGCGCGGGATGCTCATCGCCGTCGTCGGCGGACTGCGGAGCCTGCCGCTGGCGCTCGCCGGGGCGGTCGTCTACGGCATCCTCGAGACGGCCCTGGTCGTCGGATTCTTCGGCGAGGTCACCGCGGGGACCCGCGAGATCACGCTGTCGTGCACGCTGCTGGCGCTGATCGTGATCGCGGCCCGGTTCCGGCGCGAGACGTTCTTCCTGCTCGAACGGCGGCAGGCGTGACGAGCGTGGCCCCGGACATCTTCGAGGGGCTGGAGACCAAGTCCCGCCCGGTCGTGCGGGCGATGAGCAGTCCGGCCTCGCTGGTCCTCACCGGGCTGCTCGTCGCGTGGGGTCTGTGGATGGCGGACTACCGGGTCTTCGGGCTGACCGCCGCGATCCCGGTGGCGATCCTGGGCCTCGGCCTGCTCGTGCTGCAGGGCTGGGCGCGGGAGATCTCGCTCGCCTCGGCCGGGGTGTTCGCCTCGGCGATGTACTACGCCAACTGGCTCGACCGCGACGACCAGGGCAAGGGTCTGCCGTGGATCGTCGCGGCCCTGATCGCGGTCGCGATCGCCACCGCGTTCATGGCGGGCCTCGCGCTCGTCTCGGGGCGGCTGCCGACGATCTACCTCGTCATCCTCACTCTCGGCCTGCAGGTGACGATCGAGAAGACGATCTACCCGATCGGCTACCTGTCCGGCGGGGTCTCCGGCGGCAACGGCGGGGCGCCGCTGGTGAACCCGAGACCGGAGCCGCTCGGCCTCGACCTCGTCGACGACCGGATCTTCTACTTCTTCGCGCTCGCCTGGCTGGCGGTCGTTCTCGTGCTGCTCATCCGGCTGCGGCGCAGCCCGGCCGGGCTCGCCTTCCTGGTCGTCGGGTCGAACCGGCAGTCCGCGGCGGCGCTCGGCATCCCGCCCGTGCGGTTCCGGGTGCTGGCGTTCACCCTCGCCGGCTTCCTCGCCGGGGTCGGCGGCGTCCTCGGGTCGATGTTCTACGTGACGCCGCCGTTGTTCCTCGGCTGGGACGTCGAGACCTCGCTGCTGCTGCTCTGCATCCCGGTGCTCGCGGGCGTCGACTCGATGGCGGCCGTGATCGTCGTCGCCGCGTACCTGTACGTGATGCCGATCGAGCTCGAGCGCTGGGACATCGAGCAGAGCTTCATCGCCTCGGTCGCGCTCGGGTTCGGCGCGCTGTTCGGGGCACGCGGCGTCGGCGGGCGGATGCAGGACCTGGAACGCCGGCGGCGATACGGCAAGCGCCGGCAGCGGACCCGGCGCAAGCGTCTGGCGACCGCGGTGCTGCGGGAGTCCGCCGGGCTCGCGGACGAGAACGCCGGCGTCCTGAGCCCCGCCGAGCGCAGCGCGTGCCTCGAGGTGCTGGAGCGCTGGCTGCCGCCGCGGCCCGAGAGCGGGACCGCGCTGCGCACCACCGACGTCCGCCTGGCATTCGGGCCGATCCGCGCACTGACCGGGGCGAGCATCGAAGTGCCGGTCGGGCAGATGGTCGGGCTGATCGGTCCCAACGGCGCCGGCAAGACGACGCTGTTCGACGTCGTCTCCGGATTCACCGCGCCGGACTCCGGCACCGTCGAGCTGTTCGGTCGCGATGTCACCCGCACGAGTGCGTGGGACCGCTCGCGGCTCGGCATGACCCGGACGTTCCAGAACACGCGCGTCATCCCGGAGCTCACCGCCGGGGACAACATCTGCGGCGGGGCGTGGGCGGCGGTGCGGGCGCGGACCGCGTCGTTCGTCGCGGGTCGCCCGTCGGCGTGGGCCGCGCTGCGCGAGGCCGAGGAGGCCGGGTACGCGGCAGCGCGACTGCTCGACGTCCACACCTACTGGGACGAGCGGGTCGGGACGCTGGAGTTCTCCGCCCGGCGCCGGGTCGAGATCGCCCGCGCCCTGGTCGCCGGCCCCCGCCTGCTCCTGCTCGACGAGCCCGCGGCCGGGCTCGACCCCGCGTCGTCGTCGGCGATGTTCTCGCTGATCCGTCGGCTGCACAGCGATCTCGGGCTCTCGGTCCTGATCGTCGAGCACTACGTCAAGGCCGTGCTCGACAGTTGCGACTCCGTCCACGTCCTCGCCGAGGGACGCGTACTCGCGACGGGCACGCCGGCCGAGATCGCGGCGAACACCGAGGTGCAGCAGCGGTACCTCGGCACGCGCCTGGACTACCTCGACGGCCTGGAGCCCGCCCGTGACTGACGCGATCCTCGCCGTGGAGGACCTGGTCGCCGGCTACGGCGGTCAGGCCGTGCTGCACAAGGTGACGCTCGAGGTCCGGCCCGGCGAGGTCGTCTCCCTGCTCGGCGCGAACGGTGCCGGGAAGTCGACGCTGCTCAAGACGATCGTCGGCACCGTCCCGGTGATCGGTGGCTACATCCGCCTCGACGGTGTCGGTATCTCGACGTGGTCACCGCACCGTCGCGTCGCCGCCGGCATCGGGCTCTCGCCCGAGGGCCGGCGCATCTTCGCCAATCTCACGACCGAGGAGAACCTGCTGATGGGCGCGGCCTCCCTGCCGCGGGCCCGCAAGCGCGACGGCCTCGGCCGCGCGTTCGCCCTGTTCCCCGTCCTCGCCGAGCGCCTGAACCAGAAGGCCGGCACGCTGTCCGGCGGCGAGCAGCAGATGGTCGCGATCGCCCGGGCGATGATGTCCGCCCCGAAGCTCCTGCTGGTCGAGGAACCCTCGCAGGGACTCGCCCCCGTCGTCGTCGACTCGGTCTACGCCACCCTGCGCGAGATCGCCGACGACGGCGTCGCCGTCCTCGTCGCCGAGCAGTTCCAGCAGGTCCATGAGGACGCCAGCGACCGGATCCTCGTCATCGACAAGGGCACGATCGTCCCCGACCGCCACCGGTCCCGCTGATCACCCGGACGCTGACACCCCGTCAGCCGCCGAGGGTGTCGATGACGCCGTCGAGGTCGGAGAGCTGCTGGTCGAGCGAGGTCGCCGCGGGCGGCGGGATCTCGGTCCCCGGGTCGTCGCTGCCCCCGGTCGTCGCCACCACGGCACCGACCACGACACCGACCGCGAGCAGCGCCCCCACGACGGCGAGGACGACCTTCGCACTCGGCCGACGCCGGTAGCGGTCCTCGGGCGCCGGCGGCAGCTCGGTGGCCACCGGGATCGGCTGCGTCTGCGCCGCCGGGGCCGGGAGCGGGAACAGCGGTGGCGCCTCGGCGACCGCGCCGGCCTCGACCGGCGGGAACGGCGGTGCCGGAGCCGGGACCGGAGCAGCGGTCGGAGCCGACGGGGTCGGAGCGGGTGGGGTCGGAGCGGGTGGGATCGGAGCGGGTGGGGTCGGGGTGTCGTCGACGGTCCGGGCCCGCGGGACGGGGGCGCCGCCGAGCAGGGCGAGGGCCTCGCTCGCGGAGCCGGGGCGCAGGACGGGCTCGTCGGCGGTGAGCATGCCGATCAGGACCATCACCGGCGCGGAGGCGTCCGGGCCCGCGGCGGCGGCGAGCACCTGCCCGCAGGCGAGCAGGTCAGCACTGACGTCGTCGCTGCTCGGAACCGCGTCCGGGGCGGCGCCGCGCTGGGTGCCGATCTTCGAGCTGTGGAGCCGACCCTCGCCGTCGAGGCGGACGGTGTCCGGACGCAGGTCCCGGTGCACCGTCCCCTTCGCGTGGAGCTGGGCGAGCATGTCCAGCAGGTCGCGGGCGAGCTGCGCCAGCTCGTCGCGGCCGAGCGGCCCGGACTGCAGGCGGTCGGCGAGCGTCCCGCCGAGGTGGTCAGTGCGCACCGGAGCCTCCCGAACGCTTGTCGCGGTTCCGGTCCTTCTTCTTCTCGGCCTTCTGCTTCTCGGCCTTCTGCTTCTCGGCCTGCTTGCGCTCGGCCTCGGCCTTCTCGCGCTCGGCCTTCTCCTGAGCCTCACGCTCGGCGAGCCGCTTCTCGATGTACTCGGCGAGGCGTTCGCGGAGCATCTCGCTGAAGCGGGCACCGGTCTCGCCCTGCAGGATCTGCTCCGGGCTGAGCGCCGGTGTGACCGGGGCGGCCACCGGAGCCGGTTCGGGCGTGGGCTCCGGCGTCGCGGTCGGTGTGGGCTCCGGCGTCGGGAGAACGACGTCGGCCATCACCTTCGTCGCGATGGCGTCGGCGTGCGCGAGCAGACCCGCGGCCTCGCTGTCGGTCAGCTCCCCGGCGTCGAGCAGGCGCTCAACCTCGGCGCGGAACGACTCCACCGCCGCGATCGCTGCGTCACGGTCGGAGCTGTCCGCGGCCGCACGCACCTGGGCGACCCGCTCGTGCAGCAGCTCCTGCGACGCCGCACCCAGCGTGGTCGACGCCCCGTCACACCCGGCCAACGCGAGCACGGCGAGGCCGGCCACCACCATCCGACCGCACGCAGGCAGCCGTCGTCCTTGTCGCGCAAGCATGCGCGTCCCCCTCCGTCGCCTACAACGCCCCCCGGCGCCGCCCGGATCCGGGCGTTCTGACGGTGTCTCTGCATCCACGAAAGCACGGGGAGTGGCCGTTCGTCCCGAGACTTGCGGCATTCGAGTACATCGTGAAGGTCACTCAGAATCACCTCTCAGCGACGGACCGCTTCGATCGCCGCATCGAGTCCGTCGAACTGCTGCGACAGCGATCCCTGCGGCGGAACCGGGACATCGCGGGGCGCTTCCGACTTGCCGGACGTGAGCACGACACCGGCCGTGACCAGCACGACCGCGGCCGCCACGCCGGCGATCAGCATTCGCGGCGGGGTGTGCGCGGAGGTCCGCACCGGCGGCGCCGAGCGGACCGGCAGGGTCGGGGCCGGCACCGGCGGCGCCGGCCGCGCCTGGGCCGGGATGCTCGGCCGCGCCGCGACGATCGGTGACGTCGGTTCCCCGCCGGCGAGCAGGGCGAGCGCCTCGACGGCCGAGGACGGGCGGCGCGCGGGATCGTCCTGCGTGAGCCGGGCGATCAGCGCGTGCACCGGCGGCGAGACGTCGTCGCCCGCGCTCTCGGCGAGCAGCACCCCGCACGAGTACAGGTCGCTGCGGACGTCCGCCGGATCGCCGGCGAGCACCTCGGGCGCGAGGTAGCGCTGCGTGCCGACCAGCTCGCCGGTGCCCGTGACACGCGTCCCGTCCGCGAGCTGTGCGACGCCGAAGTCGGTGAGGCGGACGCGGCCGTCGGTGCCGAGCAGGACGTTGGCCGGTTTCAGGTCGCGGTGCAGCACCCCGGCGTCGTGCAGGTGGGTCAGCGTGCCGAGCAAGTCCCGCGCGAGCGCCGTGAGGTCCCAACGATCGAGGCCGCCGGTGGAGATGCGGTCGGCCAGCGTGCCGCCGGGGACGTACTCCATCGCCAGGTACGGCCGCTCGTCGCCGTCCTCCACGGAGGCGTCGAGCACGGAAGCATTGAGGATCCGCACCACGCCCGGATGGTCGAGCGAGGCGGCGAGCTTGGCCTCCCGCGCGAACCGCGCGACGAAGGCGGGGTCGAGCGCGAGGGAGTCCGAGAGGATCTTCAGCGCGACCTCACGCCCGGTGACCGTGTCGTCGGCGACCCACACCGACGCCATCCCGCCCGTGCCGAGCAGGCGCAGCAGCAGGTAGCGGCCGTCACGGCCGAAGCGTTGACCGGCGACGACGTGCACCCAGCCGGTGCGGGTCAGCGGTTCGGCGCCGGCGGTCATGCGCGCCCCCGCTCGTCACGGCCGCGATCCCGGTCCCGGTCCCGGCGGTGCTCGCGCGCCTGGTCCTTCAGCCGCTGGGCGATCCGCCCGCGCAGCAGCGTCCAGAACGAGGACAGCTCGTCCCGGTCCGGAGTCCGGGCGACGGTCTGTTTCCGTGGCTTCGGCTGCGCCTTCGTGACCACGTGGGGTCTCGGAGTCGGCGCGGGCGTCGGCGGCCGCACCTCCGACGAGATCTGCACCGCGACGGCGTCGGCGTGCCCGAGCAACGCCACCGCCTGGTCGGGGGTGAGCTGCCCGCGCTCGAGCAGGCTCGCGACATCGGCGCGGAACTGCGCCAGCGCGGTGCGCGCCGCGTCGGGGTTGTCGAGCACGGCCGCCGCGCGCATCGCGGCGACGCGTCCGTGCAGATCGGTGGCATCGGCGGCGGCCAGCCCGGTGGTGCCACCGGAGCAGCCGGCGAGCCCCAGCGGCACGGCCAACGCCAGACCGGCCGCGACCCGGCGCCACGAGCGCGCGGACCACCTCGAACGTGCGGACACTACGGACACGGACTTCCCCCCAACCGAGCGCATGCGCCCCCTTTCGCGCCCCCCGGCGCCGTCCTCCCCAGGACGTTCCGACGGTGTACCCGCTCGGTCGGGAGCCGAATCATCGGATTTGTCCACCGCCGAAAAGCTCGCCGGGCGCAGTGTCGGTCGGCGCGCCTAGGGTGGGCCGCATGTGCCGCAACATCCGGACCCTGCACAACTTCGCGCCACCCGCGACGCCGGAGGAGATCGCCGCCGCCGCCCTGCAGTACGTGCGCAAGATCAGCGGGACGACCAAGCCCTCGGCCGCCAACGCCGCCGCGTTCGAGCGCGCGGTCGCTGCGGTGACCGCCGCCTCGGCCCAGTTGCTCGACGAACTCGTCACCTCCGCGCCGCCGAAGGACCGCGAGGTCGAGGCCGCCAAGGCCAGGGCGCGCGCCGCGGTGCGGTACGGCAACGCGTGAGTCCCTCCGCCGGCGAAGCGGCGCTGACGCAGGTCCTCACCTCCCTCGCCGGGCCCGCCGCCCGGCCGCGCGCGGACCAGATCGAGGCCGTCGACGCGCTGCTCACCGGGCGCCGCGTGCTGCTGGTGCAGGCGACCGGCTGGGGCAAGTCCGCCGTGTACTGGGCGGCCGCGTCCGCCCTGCGCGCCGCCGGCCGCGGGCCGACGCTCGTCATCTCGCCACTGCTCGCGCTGATGCGGGATCAGGTCGCCGCCGCCGAGCGGGCCGGGCTGCGCGCGGCCACCGTCAACTCCGCCAACGTCGACGACTGGCAGGCGATCTTCGACGACCTCGCCGCCGATCGCGTCGACGTCCTGCTCGTCTCGCCGGAGCGCCTGGCCAACCCGAAGTTCGCCGACCGCGCGCTGCCGCTGCTCGCCGGCGCGGGGCTGCTCGTCATCGACGAGGCGCACTGCATCTCGGACTGGGGCTTCGACTTCCGGCCCGACTACCAGCGCCTCACGCGGCTGCTCGCGCGCCTGACCGAAGGCGCTCCGGTGCTCGCGACGACCGCCACCGCCAACGGCCGCGTGACCGAGGACGTCGCCGCCCAGCTCGGCCCCACGACACTCGTGCTGCGCGGCCCGCTCGCCCGCGCCACCCTCAAGCTCTCGGTGGTCCCCGGCCTCGGCGGCGTGCAGCGCTTCGCGTGGGTCGCCGACGCGCTCGCCACGCTCCCCGGGTCGGGAATCGTCTACGGCCTGACCGTCGACGCCACCACCTCGCTCGCGGAGTTCCTGCGCAGCCAGGGCCACAACGTCGCCGCGTACACCGGCGCGACGCCGCCGGAGGAACGCGCCCGCATCGAGGCCGCGTTGCGCGCCAACGAGCTCAAGGCCGTGGTGGCCACCTCCGCCCTCGGCATGGGGTACGACAAGCCCGACCTCGGCTTCTGCGTCCACGTCGGGTCGCCGGACTCCCCCGTCGCGTACTACCAGCAGGTCGGCCGGGCCGGCCGCGCGCTGCCGCCGGAGCTCGCCGCCCTGGGCGCGGTCGGCGTGCTGCTGCCCGCGGCGGAGTCGGACCCGCGGATCTGGGACTACTTCGCGACCGCGACCATCCCCGACCCGCAGGCCGCCCGGCAGGTGCTCGGGCTGCTCGACGCGCTCGCCGAGGCGCAGGGACCCGACGCGACGATGTCCGTGCCGGCGATCGAGGCCGAGACCGGCCTGCGCCGTGGCCGCCTCGAGGCTCTGCTGAAGACGCTGCACGTCGACGGCGCCGTCGAGCGCAAGGGCTCCGGCTGGTGCTCGACCGGCACGGGCTGGACCTACGACGCCGCGAAGTACGACCGCATCGTCGAGGCCCGGCGCGCGGAGGCCGACCTGATGCGGACCTACGCCGCCGGCCACCGGTGCCTGATGGAGGTGCTGACCGAGGCCCTCGACGACCCGGCCGCGGGGCCGTGCGGGCGCTGCTCGGTCTGCACCGGCGAGCTCCCGGCCCCGGGCGCGGGGCCCTCACCCGCGGCGCTGGCCGCCGCGACCCGGCACCTGCGGGGGCGGCACCACGTCCTCGAGCCGCGCAAGATCTGGCCCTCCGGCGTCGCGCGCAAGGGCCGCCTCGCCGGGGTGGAGCCCGGCCGCGCGGTCGCGTTCGCCGACGACCCGGCGTGGCTGGAGCTGATCGCGGAGCTCGCCGGCCCGGACGCCGACCCGTCCGAGGAGCTGCGGACGGCGCTCGTCGACGTCCTCAAGGCGTGGGCGAAGGACTGGGCCGAGCGGCCCGTCGCCGTCGTCCCGGTACCGAGCCGGCGCCGGCCCCGTCGGGTCGCGGGGATGGCGGCGCACATCGCCGCGGTCGGGCGGCTCCCGCTGCTCGACGTCCTGACGGTCAGCGGTCCCGCGCCGGAGGCGGACGTCGCCTCGGCGGCCCGGGTCTCCGGCCTGCTCGCCGGGCTCGCGGTCTCCCCCGACGCACCCGCGCTGCCGGACGGACCCGTCCTGCTCGTCGACGACGTCAGCCGCACCGGCTGGACCCTCACCGTCGCGGCCGCGCTCCTGCGCGACGCCGGGGCGGGCCCGGTCCTTCCGTTGGTCGGTCACCGGCTGCCCTGACCCGCGGCCGGGCCCGACGGAGCCGAAAAGGCGGAAGGATGACGGCATGGCCCTCGAGATCCGCGCACTCGGCGAGCACGACGACGCCGCGGCTTGGCAGCTCTCCCGACTGGCCTTCGGCGGGCCCGTGGAGCGACCGGCGGCCCGGCGGCCCACCCCGGCCGCGGGCGCACACGCGCTCGGTGCCGTCGACGGCGGGCGGCTGATCGGCAAGGCCGTCGGGCTCGAGCACGCGTACTTCTACGGCGCCCACGCCGTGCCGGCGGTCGGCATCGCCGGGGTGGCGATCGCCCCGGAGTACCGCGGCGGCGGCGTGCTGCGCGAACTCCTCGGCCCGGTGCTGGCGCAGGCCCGCGAACGCGGCGCGGCGGTGTCGGCGCTGTTCCCCACGACCGCGGTCCCCTACCGGCGGCTGGGGTGGGAGCTCACCGGCGTCCTGCGCTGGACGGCGGTGCCGACCGCGGCGCTGGCGGCCGAACGCCGACCCGCGAATGTGACGGTGCGTCCGGCGGAGGAGTCCGACGTCCCGGCGATCCTCGGCGCCTACTGCGCATGGGCCGCGGACGGCGCGGGCATGCTCGCGCGCACCGGGCCGCTGTTCGACCACACCCCGGCCGCCGTCCTCGCCGGCCACGACGGGTTCACGGTCGCCGAGGGCCCGGCCGGCGTCGAGGGCTACGCGAGCTGGGACCGCCAGGGCGGGTACGACGAGCACGGCGTCCTCTCGGTGGCCGACCTCGTCGCGCACACCCCGCGCGCCCTGACCGCACTGCTCGCGATGCTCGGGACCTGGCGCAGCGTCGCGCCGACCCTGCACCTGCGGCTGCGCGCCGACGACCCCGCGTGGCTCGTGACCGGTCTCGCCGGCGCCCGCACGCACTCCGAGCAGCCGTGGATGCTGCGCCTGGTCGACGCCCGCGCCGCGTTCCAGGCCCGCGGCTGGCCCCACGCCCTCGCCGGGTCGGTCGACCTGGACCTCGCCGACGACCTCTGCCCGTGGAACGCCGGGCCGCACCGCCTCACGCTCGAGGGCGGGCGCGGGACGCTCACCCCCGGCGGTGACGGCACCGTGCACCTCGGGCCGGGTGGGCTCGCCGCGATCTACGCCGGCGCCCGGACCCCGGCCGTCCTGCGCCGCGCGAATCTGCTCTCCGGCGGCGACGAACGCACCGACGCGTTCCTCACCGCCGCGACCGCGGGCCCCGCGCCGTCGCTGCTCGACTACTTCTGAGCCACGTCTGAGCTACTTCTGAACTACGTCGCAGGCGCTGTCAGTACATGAGCAGGCGCGGGACCACGACGCTCTCGAGGTGGTCCCAGCCGGCGATGCCGACGTGGCCGGTCTCCCAGTCGGCGAGCGGGACGTCGAGCACCGCGCCGGCCGCCGGGTCGTAGACCACGACGGCGTCGTCGCGGGCGGAGAACGCGAGCACGACGTGCCGGTCGACGTGCCGGCCGACGTACACCGGGACCGGGACGCCGGCGGTCACCCCGCGCAGGACGGCGTCGAGGCAACGGCGCAGGTGCACCGGGTCGCTGCCGTCGACCGGGACCCAGCCGTAATGAGCCCCCGTCAGATTCGGGAAGCGGTTCAGGAAGGCGGCCAGGGCCCAGGGCGGGGACCCGAGGGCGCGCGGCCACGGCACCGGACCGAGCGCCTTGCGCGTCAGCGCCTCGTGCACCGCGTGCTGCTGGCTGCGGAACCGCTGCTCGAACGGCAGGCCGTCGCCCGAGCGCTCCGGCTGCAGGTGTTCACCGCTGGTGAGCCACAGTGCGTAGGCCGGGTCGAGCAGCACCCGGGTGAGGATCGCGCAG comes from the Sporichthya brevicatena genome and includes:
- a CDS encoding ABC transporter ATP-binding protein, which codes for MTDAILAVEDLVAGYGGQAVLHKVTLEVRPGEVVSLLGANGAGKSTLLKTIVGTVPVIGGYIRLDGVGISTWSPHRRVAAGIGLSPEGRRIFANLTTEENLLMGAASLPRARKRDGLGRAFALFPVLAERLNQKAGTLSGGEQQMVAIARAMMSAPKLLLVEEPSQGLAPVVVDSVYATLREIADDGVAVLVAEQFQQVHEDASDRILVIDKGTIVPDRHRSR
- a CDS encoding DnaJ C-terminal domain-containing protein yields the protein MTAMTWLEREYWSQPRPVVPASRPGGSAPALKTVPKTAPTPRFERQGSELVLVVPISATEAAHGALIKVPAPGTVVRLRVPPGTTSGRRFRVPRVSAPAPDGFGDLTVVVEVY
- a CDS encoding branched-chain amino acid ABC transporter permease; this encodes MQLDLVPEIVVLGLTVAALYGMLPVAIVLTYRISRTIAFVHGGIAIFGALTYAYLARGPAGTTAEDFGRNDPIVATKLALLLTIVGGAVVGVAFGALVMSRWMAELPGMTLTVVSIAGLLVIGNLSGYYIRPGGLSSTPSPFGDGGTRVGDVVVTNHRLAAFVLLCVLVAGLALFLSRTYTGLAIRAIADDVEASVWCGAKLRLIGTGVYGVSGAVAALAGAMYAAAVAEPVDGLLLLMVRGMLIAVVGGLRSLPLALAGAVVYGILETALVVGFFGEVTAGTREITLSCTLLALIVIAARFRRETFFLLERRQA
- a CDS encoding ATP-binding cassette domain-containing protein; the encoded protein is MTSVAPDIFEGLETKSRPVVRAMSSPASLVLTGLLVAWGLWMADYRVFGLTAAIPVAILGLGLLVLQGWAREISLASAGVFASAMYYANWLDRDDQGKGLPWIVAALIAVAIATAFMAGLALVSGRLPTIYLVILTLGLQVTIEKTIYPIGYLSGGVSGGNGGAPLVNPRPEPLGLDLVDDRIFYFFALAWLAVVLVLLIRLRRSPAGLAFLVVGSNRQSAAALGIPPVRFRVLAFTLAGFLAGVGGVLGSMFYVTPPLFLGWDVETSLLLLCIPVLAGVDSMAAVIVVAAYLYVMPIELERWDIEQSFIASVALGFGALFGARGVGGRMQDLERRRRYGKRRQRTRRKRLATAVLRESAGLADENAGVLSPAERSACLEVLERWLPPRPESGTALRTTDVRLAFGPIRALTGASIEVPVGQMVGLIGPNGAGKTTLFDVVSGFTAPDSGTVELFGRDVTRTSAWDRSRLGMTRTFQNTRVIPELTAGDNICGGAWAAVRARTASFVAGRPSAWAALREAEEAGYAAARLLDVHTYWDERVGTLEFSARRRVEIARALVAGPRLLLLDEPAAGLDPASSSAMFSLIRRLHSDLGLSVLIVEHYVKAVLDSCDSVHVLAEGRVLATGTPAEIAANTEVQQRYLGTRLDYLDGLEPARD
- a CDS encoding serine/threonine-protein kinase, which codes for MTAGAEPLTRTGWVHVVAGQRFGRDGRYLLLRLLGTGGMASVWVADDTVTGREVALKILSDSLALDPAFVARFAREAKLAASLDHPGVVRILNASVLDASVEDGDERPYLAMEYVPGGTLADRISTGGLDRWDLTALARDLLGTLTHLHDAGVLHRDLKPANVLLGTDGRVRLTDFGVAQLADGTRVTGTGELVGTQRYLAPEVLAGDPADVRSDLYSCGVLLAESAGDDVSPPVHALIARLTQDDPARRPSSAVEALALLAGGEPTSPIVAARPSIPAQARPAPPVPAPTLPVRSAPPVRTSAHTPPRMLIAGVAAAVVLVTAGVVLTSGKSEAPRDVPVPPQGSLSQQFDGLDAAIEAVRR
- a CDS encoding RecQ family ATP-dependent DNA helicase, whose protein sequence is MSPSAGEAALTQVLTSLAGPAARPRADQIEAVDALLTGRRVLLVQATGWGKSAVYWAAASALRAAGRGPTLVISPLLALMRDQVAAAERAGLRAATVNSANVDDWQAIFDDLAADRVDVLLVSPERLANPKFADRALPLLAGAGLLVIDEAHCISDWGFDFRPDYQRLTRLLARLTEGAPVLATTATANGRVTEDVAAQLGPTTLVLRGPLARATLKLSVVPGLGGVQRFAWVADALATLPGSGIVYGLTVDATTSLAEFLRSQGHNVAAYTGATPPEERARIEAALRANELKAVVATSALGMGYDKPDLGFCVHVGSPDSPVAYYQQVGRAGRALPPELAALGAVGVLLPAAESDPRIWDYFATATIPDPQAARQVLGLLDALAEAQGPDATMSVPAIEAETGLRRGRLEALLKTLHVDGAVERKGSGWCSTGTGWTYDAAKYDRIVEARRAEADLMRTYAAGHRCLMEVLTEALDDPAAGPCGRCSVCTGELPAPGAGPSPAALAAATRHLRGRHHVLEPRKIWPSGVARKGRLAGVEPGRAVAFADDPAWLELIAELAGPDADPSEELRTALVDVLKAWAKDWAERPVAVVPVPSRRRPRRVAGMAAHIAAVGRLPLLDVLTVSGPAPEADVASAARVSGLLAGLAVSPDAPALPDGPVLLVDDVSRTGWTLTVAAALLRDAGAGPVLPLVGHRLP
- a CDS encoding DUF2277 domain-containing protein; translation: MCRNIRTLHNFAPPATPEEIAAAALQYVRKISGTTKPSAANAAAFERAVAAVTAASAQLLDELVTSAPPKDREVEAAKARARAAVRYGNA
- a CDS encoding GNAT family N-acetyltransferase, which gives rise to MALEIRALGEHDDAAAWQLSRLAFGGPVERPAARRPTPAAGAHALGAVDGGRLIGKAVGLEHAYFYGAHAVPAVGIAGVAIAPEYRGGGVLRELLGPVLAQARERGAAVSALFPTTAVPYRRLGWELTGVLRWTAVPTAALAAERRPANVTVRPAEESDVPAILGAYCAWAADGAGMLARTGPLFDHTPAAVLAGHDGFTVAEGPAGVEGYASWDRQGGYDEHGVLSVADLVAHTPRALTALLAMLGTWRSVAPTLHLRLRADDPAWLVTGLAGARTHSEQPWMLRLVDARAAFQARGWPHALAGSVDLDLADDLCPWNAGPHRLTLEGGRGTLTPGGDGTVHLGPGGLAAIYAGARTPAVLRRANLLSGGDERTDAFLTAATAGPAPSLLDYF